The genomic interval ATTATGGTTTAAAGAAATGTTTTTCCAACGCACTGCATTTCTGAATCGTAATCCATTGGAATTCCAGTTACTTGGACATTTTATATTGAATATTAGATCAgagaagtaggcctaatgtcatGGCCTTCTTTTTCTGATTTTGTAAAAAGCCCGAGGCGCAATTCACACTATTCACAATTCACACTATTCACATTAACCCAATGAGGGATCACATGTTATACTCGTGTTGGTTGGTGTCGATGATCCTCACATTCTCTCCCTTTTTAAGCACATTCAATATCACACGCCAGGTTTGGCACGTGCACTCCTCCATGTAAACGCACGGCAGGTTTGGCTCGGTGCACTCCTCCATGTAAACGCACGGCAGGTTTGGCACGGTGCACTCCTCCATGTAAACGCTTAAATGCAAGAGCCCCTCTGGATGCCGATCACTGTGAACGAGCGAACCGACACGACATTTTAACAGTGGCTTAATACGAGCCCAGCGCAGCCATTCCGAGAGTGCCATCGACACGCGCACGAATCAATCGGCTGTTTCAATTAAAGTCAGATTAAGTGACAACAGCTCTGGCGCAGTCCATGTAATTATCGGCAAGCTGTTCAGCAAAGAGATAAACTGCTGCTTATGGGAGCAGCCGCTAATTGGAATTCCTCTCCCTGCGTGTGTTTTCCTAACCAACAAGATGaaattatacatttacaaaGTGTCATTCTCTGACATTGTTTAatcaatgtgtgcagtgtgtctgAGGGGTTGGGGATGACAGCATTTTCATGCACCGGGACAGCGTGATAAAAGTATTTGAGTTCCACGCTTGAGTCAGctgtactgtagcctacatctctGCCTGGAAGGGTGGTAGAAACAGGATGTTACAGCGCGAGCAGATAATCCTCAAGAGATGCGAAATAAAACTTTCAGATGGCCACACAATCTCTTAAAGGCAAACTGACCTCGTGTGGGAGACGCGCCATTCTTCCTGTTTGCACGGTCATTTACAAATCCCCTCGTAATGTCATGTGAAGAAGTAAATGCATTcatccccccatacacacagagaggaggatgagaggaagtTAAAGACGCTTCATTTGTCTGCCATCGCTGATGTCATCTTAATTAGCGCTGATAAACGGCTGATTTTCTGTGCTATTGCTTTATCACGTTGCGCCCCACTGGTAGCGACAGCAGCGCCAGAACGAGCTCGGGCACATTTCTCTTGTAGCTTTGCTTTACAAAAGTGTTTTATTCCCATAATTAAAAGTGCAGTTCATCTGCAGGCCACCCTTTGATGCCACACTTGCGCTGATAGGATCATTACTGTTGTAATAGAGCTATCTGTCGCCCAAGGCAATTAACACAGGGATGAAAAACAGGGCCTTGTGCATCTCTCCCTCGCACGTGATCACAGCCAAACCCCTTCTCCCAAAGCCCCACTTCTTTAGATATGACATACTCCCACATATCCCACATATAAGATATGACATATCCCACTAATAAGATATGACATATTCCCACATATAAGATATGACATACTCCCACATATCCCACATATAAGATATGACATATTCCCACATATAAGATATGACATACTCCCACATATTCCACGTATAAGATATGACAGAATTAGAAATATGCTttacaaataaatattttaacaaaaacacaacgCTTATTATTGGCACCCATAGAAAAGTTTACATACAAAAtgtaacagaagcattttcctattTATATTCAATttctttaagttaatcagagtgtctgtgaacttccACAGTTCATGACTTTGTTTTTcaaggtatgaaaataaagtgacacaggctaaacaagagaatacactaaacTCAAATAAAaggaaagtgtgttgacatttgtcgGGGAACGGCTATAAAAACTAGGAACTTGATTGAAAATGTCcgtatttacagttaaaacaataatttaaaggttctaatcaactggaaatgtgacaaacatgcttgcaCAAAGACCCATGATTATCTTGCCCCCATGCACCGATGGAGATGATAGGAAAACAATTCCATAAGAACCTGTTGGAGAAAAAGGTAATCTTGGGGTCACCAgcaaatcttcaaaagtgacctcactgctaatagattagGTAAAAGCcttttctgtaatttaattacaaatgtaaacaaCAAGAGATACTGATTgctacagtgactttgtctggaattgtggtctattgtcagatgaaaggAAAATTGCGCTTTTTGGCAAGAAACACTTTAGGTGGGTTTGGCATATATAGCAGAATGACTATGCTGAGAAGAAGCCTATAATGAAAATGAGAGCGATGCTATTGGCTGGATATTGTGGCAGAGCGATGCTATTGGCTGGATATTGTGGCAGAGCGATGCTATTGGCTGGATATTGGAATGAGAGCTATGCTATTGGCTGgatattgtggggctgttttttttccccaaaggCCTTGGGGACCTTATTAAGGTGCATGGCATCATGAACCCCAAGAAAAACCTAAATATTTTCAATGGaatgtcaatctctgccaagacactaaaagtgggTTGTGATTACATCAGGACAATGAAACGAAACAAACGTCGAgatcaaaaacaaaaatgttttactgAACACAACATCAAGCTTCGgtcattgccatctcagtcccctgatctaaagtCCACAGAAAGATACTGGGATGAATCAAAGATGAGAATgcaagtgtggacctaggaacGGACTGGGGAAAGTTTGGCAAATGGTCTCACATCCCTTGCTTTtatttgtattctccaactttatgtggtgtcataggagaatattacaagccgttttattggcaaagggaggcttaagaacatattacaagcaggggtgccaataattgcgggcgacatgtttttgtttttgttaaatatatttatttgtcatttctgtatgagattttcctttttctcagaatacacttgcttcccttcaagattgtatttttgtttattttgttgttttgtttattttttatacctgattttagtcaactttagcagaggttccagtaattctggagggtactgtgtACCACATATTATAAGATGACATATTCCCACAACTAATCCTCAGTCTTATGAACCATGCGTTGCATATCTGATCCCCTCTCCTTAGCCCTAGAAAGAAGGGTGAAAAAACTGCAGCACAATCTACTGTTGACATGTGGTGACATCACAATCTACTGTTGACATGTGGTGACATCACAATCGACTGTTGACATGTGGTGACATCACAATCTACTGTTGACATGTGGTGACATCACAATCTACTGTTGACATGTGGTGACATCACAATCTACTGTTGACATGTGGTGACATCACAATCGACTGTTGACATGTGGTGACATCACAATCTACTGTTGACATGTGGTGACATCACAATCTACTGTTGACATGTGGTGACATCACAATCTACTGTTGACATGTGGTGACATCACAATCTACTGTTGACATGTGGTGACATCACAATCGACTGTTGACATGTGGTGACATCACAATCGACTGTTGACATGTGGTGACATCACAATCTACTGTTGACATGTGGTGACATCACAATCTACTGTTGACATGTGGTGACATCACAATCTACTGTTGACATGTGGTGACATCCTCTGGTTGCTATACGTCTTTTGTTATCATTGTCATCATTACTGATGTTGCGGTGGTGTCACTGTTGACAAGTGTActgcatacactcactcactagccCTGTTATGCATGAGGCATCTGCGAGCTGCGCATCACCACTGGCGTGATGTGGCAAGAGCAACAGCGACCTCTTGTGGTGTAAAGAGAAAATGGTTATTAAATACACACTCGGAAGAAGTGAAGCAACAATGCTGCAGGTGCAATTTCAATTATTATCAGAGAACACACCCGCTTTAATCCATGAGCATTACAAACAAATACTGATTActacaaaaaaaatgttttcacatGAGTAAGTTGATAAATTATTAACACTCACTTTGAAACATTCCTGTGGATGGAATGAACCATTTTAGATGTACAATACCTCAaaaagacacaacaataggtcatatctctctctctcactcacgcacacacacacacacacgcacacacacacacacacacacaaatgtacactcaGTGCCCCAATTCCAGTGCATGGTTACAGAAATTCAATTAATTCAATCAGttaatcaatttatcatatTGCATCCAGTATGTAGTCTGCAATGACTACAATCATAGTCAGATTTGCTGAAGTTGTAAATGTATTTTGCTTTTGGCCAGAACTTCACTAGTTGACATCAAGTGGAGCACACGCGTCATAAGAGTGCATGAACTGTATTGATCCATGATGTCAATGTCCAACTGAAGGGGGTAGCTAGAGGACACAAGTCTCAAATCACAGAGTCCACTATGTCCCTGGACACCACAGAGTCCACTGAGTTCCAAGCGTAAAGAGGTGCTTCAGAAATTACATTTGGAACCAGAACCCTAATGGCCGGTACATTCCTCTCCAATTGTGATTTGTAATCTCCAGATTTGAATTCAAACATCAGTGGTCCAAACAGTATCACACTGGTAAACTTGTTTTTAACAAATGTCaatttataaaaaattataCCTCCTCTTGTTCTCCCTACCCcagcgtctcctcctcctccctaccCCAGCGTCTCCTCCTCCCTACCCcagcgtctcctcctcctccctaccccagcgtctcctcctcctccctaccCCAGCGTCTCCTCCTCCCTACCCcagcgtctcctcctcctcctccctaccCCAGCGTCTCCTCCTCCCTACCCCAGCGTCTCCTCCGGCTTGTTCTCAGCGCTGCTCCTCAGCTCCTCCATGGCCCcggcctcctcctcgtcctcctgcTGCTGGCTCTGCTGCGCCTCCTGTGCCAGCCACTTGTAGTTGAAGTAGTTCATGATGAAGAGGAAGATCCCTGGGACCAGCATCATGACCCCGCAGGCGTAGTACATGTACTTATAATCATGGAACAGGTCCACCAGGGCACCTTTggccagagacagagacagagagtcagagTTACAGagtcacagagacagagagtcagagTTACAGagtcacagagacagagagtcagagTTACAGAGAGTCAGAGTTACAGagtcacagagacagagagtcagagTTACAGagtcacagagacagagagtcagagTTACAGAGAGTCAGTCACAGAGAGTCAGAGTGACAGAGAGTCAGAGTCACAGAGAGTCAGAGTGACAGAGAGCCTTTAGGCATCAACAGATTGAAATGAAAATTGTATTTTAGCTGCATCAACTGTAGTGGAGGCAAAGGGCATTTAACAGGGCACGCGCTACCTGCCACTGCTACCCTGGTGTGTCTAAGGTGTACTGCTGCCATATCTCAGGAGTCTTTAGCAGCCTGAGGGCAGTGACCTCTAACTGGTCCAACACAGACCTGCGTTACGTCCACAGACCTGCGTTATGTCCACTCACCAGAGATGGGGGGGCCCAGGAGAACGGGGGCGCACTCGATGATGGTGGCCAGTCCAACCGCACTGGAGAAGCGCTGCGCTCCGACTAGGTCCATCAGCACCTCAAAGAGTAGAGCGCACAGCATGCCGAACGCCACCCCGAAGAAGACGGCGTACACCACCAGCCCTCCATACCCGCTGGCCAGAGGGCACAGCACGTGGCACAGCCCGTTATACGCCACAGAGAAGCTGAAGAAGTACTGGATGCGCGGCCGGACCCACCTGGTGTTGGCCACCAGGCCCGTGATGGGGCGGGCGAACATGTCCACCAGCGCGAAAATGGACAGCAGGAGGGCGGCCGAGTACTCGTCCACCTGCATGTGCTTAGCGTACGGCGCCAGGAACACCACGGGCGCGAAGAAGCCGAAGAACAAGACCACGTTGCCCACCAGGTAGATGAGGTAGCCCCTGTGCTTGAACAGCGAGAGGTCGATGAACTGGTTGACCCTGCCTGCGCACCCTCTCTTGTTCGCTGGGCTTCTGGCGCCGGGGCTCTGCTCTTTATCGCCTGGGGCCCCGTTGGCCGACGTGGCTGGACTCGCTCGCGGCTTGACCTCGATGGGTCTCATCAGGGCGCCGGCCACACAGCAGTTCATGACGAAGCCGCCCAGGATCAGGAAGCTCCCTCTCCAGCCGAAGCTGTCGAACAGGAACTGGTTGAGAGGAGCGAGAGTGGACAGGAACACTGGACTTCCTGCCATGGCCAAGCCGTTCGCCATGGGCCTCTTGACCTGGAAGTACTTCCCAATGATGGTGAGGGCAGGCTGCAGGTTAAACGAGAGGCCAAAACCTGGACATGATAGAGACGTAGTTAGTGTTCATATGgcatggctggtgtgtgtgtgtgtgtatactgtatgtatgtatacatgttTACATATACTAGAGTTATGTTCAGATCTTCACCCTAATCACCCATCTTCATAGTGCTGTCTGACTGGACTGAGGTGTGAGATCAGGTATCAGCTCCCCTCAAGCCCCATTAGAGCAGCACATTACCTTCTTATTATATAGAGCAACGCATTACCTTCCTATTACATATTAGAGCAGCACATTACCTTCTTATTACATATTAGAGCAGCACATTACCTTCTTATTATATAGAGCAGCACATTACCTTCTTATTACATATTAGAGCAGCACATTACCTTTACCTTCTTATTACATATTAGAGCAGCACATTACCTTCCTATTACATATTAGAGCAGCACATTACCTTCTTATTACATATTAGAGCAGCACATTACCTTCTTATTATATAGAGCAGCACATTACCTTCTTATTATATATTAGAGCAGCACATTACCTTCCTATTACATATTAGAGCAGCACATTACCTTCTTATTATTTAGAGCAGCACATTACCTTCTTATTACATATTAGAGCAGCACATTACCTTCTTATTATTTAGAGCAGCACATTACCTTCTTATTACA from Alosa alosa isolate M-15738 ecotype Scorff River chromosome 4, AALO_Geno_1.1, whole genome shotgun sequence carries:
- the slc16a7 gene encoding monocarboxylate transporter 2 encodes the protein MPPSAPTNLDYTPPDGGWGWAVVFGSFISIGFSYAFPKSLTIYYKEIQEYFSATYSEIAWVSSIMLAAMYAGGPVSSVLVNRYGSRPVVMIGGVMVGAGMVASSFGTTIMHLYICVGIIGGFGLSFNLQPALTIIGKYFQVKRPMANGLAMAGSPVFLSTLAPLNQFLFDSFGWRGSFLILGGFVMNCCVAGALMRPIEVKPRASPATSANGAPGDKEQSPGARSPANKRGCAGRVNQFIDLSLFKHRGYLIYLVGNVVLFFGFFAPVVFLAPYAKHMQVDEYSAALLLSIFALVDMFARPITGLVANTRWVRPRIQYFFSFSVAYNGLCHVLCPLASGYGGLVVYAVFFGVAFGMLCALLFEVLMDLVGAQRFSSAVGLATIIECAPVLLGPPISGALVDLFHDYKYMYYACGVMMLVPGIFLFIMNYFNYKWLAQEAQQSQQQEDEEEAGAMEELRSSAENKPEETLG